The Acidobacteriota bacterium genome window below encodes:
- a CDS encoding transposase — translation MRRDQENQSLFSGLWPDPRLIRELKAVSKIFDGDTAILDLVSKDLCDTANSGQWAPSLSAEQVLRVAILKSWHHLSYTDLAFHLIDSQSFRRFACLPRHETLSASRLRENIGRIQPATWQRINRLLDQRAARQGLERVRKRQADATTVESPTDYPPDSQLSSDPAQAVTQTLLRLARQRMTNSRNRRR, via the coding sequence ATGCGTCGAGACCAGGAAAATCAATCTCTGTTCTCAGGCCTCTGGCCCGATCCCCGACTCATCCGAGAGCTGAAAGCTGTTTCCAAGATCTTCGACGGTGACACCGCGATCTTGGATCTGGTTTCGAAGGATCTGTGTGACACCGCCAATTCAGGCCAGTGGGCTCCAAGTCTGTCCGCCGAGCAGGTGCTGCGCGTGGCTATCCTAAAGAGCTGGCATCATCTTTCCTACACCGACTTGGCGTTTCACTTGATTGACTCTCAGAGCTTTCGCCGCTTCGCCTGTCTGCCCAGGCACGAAACCCTCAGTGCTTCCCGCCTGCGGGAGAACATCGGGCGCATCCAGCCCGCCACTTGGCAGCGGATCAACCGGCTCCTGGACCAGCGAGCCGCCCGCCAAGGACTGGAACGGGTGCGCAAGCGTCAAGCCGACGCCACGACCGTGGAAAGCCCCACTGACTATCCGCCGGATTCCCAGTTGTCGTCCGATCCGGCTCAAGCCGTCACCCAGACGCTTCTCCGGTTGGCCCGACAACGTATGACCAACTCTCGAAATCGCCGACGTTGA